A DNA window from Micromonospora sp. NBC_01739 contains the following coding sequences:
- a CDS encoding HNH endonuclease, producing MASNRRGTPTLYGIVQYWRVGYEKVFPNLKASYIGWGEPFCFRCGWLAPVDDGQTTLAAVWNSAQGWLDRAHLQDLALGGSNQPENLVPLCRQCHDIMDPCETRAEAIAYINEGIPADSWWQMHTDTIFGSEANHCSPTHKTKLMRDIYVRWVENNRVIEAARRGNPQAVRRVEVLLEQARRRAETEGRHFSYTIEDLKQATPGRDGRTDL from the coding sequence ATGGCCAGCAACCGTCGCGGTACGCCAACTCTCTACGGCATCGTCCAATACTGGAGGGTTGGCTACGAGAAGGTATTCCCCAATCTCAAGGCGTCATACATCGGCTGGGGAGAGCCCTTCTGCTTCAGGTGTGGCTGGCTGGCTCCGGTGGACGATGGTCAGACGACTCTTGCCGCAGTTTGGAATTCCGCCCAAGGTTGGCTTGACCGAGCGCACTTGCAGGATCTGGCTCTTGGTGGATCGAACCAGCCGGAGAACTTGGTTCCCCTGTGTCGACAGTGTCACGATATTATGGATCCCTGTGAAACCAGGGCAGAGGCGATTGCCTACATTAATGAAGGCATTCCTGCCGATAGTTGGTGGCAAATGCACACTGACACTATTTTTGGGTCTGAAGCGAATCATTGCAGCCCGACGCACAAGACGAAGCTCATGCGCGACATTTACGTCCGCTGGGTTGAAAATAATCGTGTGATCGAAGCCGCGAGGCGCGGCAACCCACAGGCTGTAAGGCGGGTAGAAGTGCTTTTGGAGCAGGCGAGGCGTAGGGCTGAGACTGAGGGGCGGCATTTCTCATACACCATCGAGGACCTGAAGCAGGCAACTCCCGGTAGGGATGGACGCACGGATCTTTGA
- a CDS encoding tyrosine-type recombinase/integrase, with product MGHVEDRWYNVIHHPTGRKERVKSERFGKGLRYRVRYIGPDGRERSQSFPDRAKRDAEAFLVSTETDKLRGSYVDPKAGRITFAEYAEDWLRTRSFDESTRESTEFRVRKHLVPFFGSRQLAEIKPGHIREWDANLVGKLAPATRAVVFAHLRTILGAAVDDERIAKNPCSAKSVKPPRPVQRRVVPWRYDQVSAIRGGLAQRYRPMVDLGAGCGLRQGEILGLGVDDIDFDTGWVHVCRQVKLVRSRLVFGLPKNDRDRRIPLPDSVAQVLKQHVDDFAPVALTLPWEDPATDERVTVPLLFTTTRRGAINRRTFDNKSWRPAVVAAGITPTRATGMHALRHFYASSLLDAGESIKALASYLGHADPGFTLRVYTHLMPASEERTRRAIDDLLGR from the coding sequence ATGGGACACGTCGAGGATCGCTGGTACAACGTCATCCACCATCCCACCGGCCGCAAGGAGCGGGTGAAGTCCGAACGGTTCGGTAAGGGCCTGCGCTACCGGGTCCGCTACATCGGCCCGGACGGCCGGGAACGCAGCCAGTCCTTCCCGGACCGGGCCAAGCGCGACGCTGAGGCGTTCCTCGTCTCGACGGAGACGGACAAGCTCCGGGGCTCCTACGTCGACCCGAAAGCCGGCCGAATCACCTTCGCGGAGTACGCGGAGGACTGGCTCCGGACACGCTCCTTCGACGAGTCGACCCGGGAGAGCACAGAGTTTCGGGTACGCAAGCACCTGGTGCCGTTCTTCGGCTCTCGGCAACTGGCCGAGATCAAGCCGGGCCACATCCGGGAGTGGGACGCCAACCTGGTCGGCAAGCTCGCTCCGGCGACCCGGGCCGTGGTCTTCGCGCACCTGCGGACCATCCTCGGCGCGGCCGTCGATGACGAACGGATCGCGAAGAATCCGTGTTCGGCAAAGTCGGTCAAGCCGCCGCGACCGGTGCAACGTCGGGTAGTGCCGTGGCGGTACGACCAGGTTTCGGCAATTCGCGGTGGCCTCGCCCAGCGGTACCGCCCCATGGTCGACCTGGGCGCTGGCTGCGGTCTGCGGCAGGGGGAGATTCTCGGCCTCGGGGTCGACGACATCGACTTCGACACGGGCTGGGTGCACGTCTGCCGTCAGGTCAAGCTCGTCCGTTCCCGGCTGGTCTTCGGGCTGCCCAAGAACGACCGGGACCGCCGGATACCGCTGCCCGACTCCGTCGCCCAGGTGCTGAAGCAGCACGTCGACGACTTCGCCCCGGTGGCGCTCACCCTGCCGTGGGAGGACCCGGCCACCGACGAGCGGGTCACGGTGCCGCTGCTGTTCACCACCACCCGGCGCGGCGCGATCAACCGACGCACCTTCGACAACAAGAGCTGGCGGCCCGCTGTCGTGGCGGCCGGCATTACGCCGACCCGGGCCACCGGAATGCACGCGCTCCGCCACTTCTACGCCTCGTCGCTGCTCGACGCGGGGGAGAGCATCAAGGCCCTCGCCTCATACCTCGGCCACGCCGACCCCGGCTTCACCCTCCGCGTCTACACGCACCTGATGCCCGCCAGCGAGGAACGCACCCGCCGGGCCATCGATGACTTGCTTGGACGGTAG
- a CDS encoding cell division protein FtsK encodes MTSAGDLVVFRPKRFELPLWVVLLGLVLRWSGRAVWWCLRHPVATGSAVLALWLYVEFGWSGLVVPLVLGSAASAVWRWRDESSWWTWLAGPLLGSVRRVFVYRRVWREAMTLCGLADTYDHRPVLPQLLRVRSDQALDVLTVRMVRGQTPEQFQAVSANLAYAFGRRHVRVYSERPGDPPTRTGHTAWLLRLVDRVRYRDRPTLVYLAVVRTDALRTVVPPFPVPTVPDFTALPLARREDLRPWSLHLLATHVLVGGATRSGKGSVLWSLVRVLGGGIASGLVRLWVIDPKGGMEFALGRPMFARFACKSFEAMADLLDEAVTVLRERQTRLAGMVRVHTPTEADPLVVVVVDEMAALTAYLQDVELRKRIASSLGLLLSQGAGVGVLVVAALQDPRKDVLPFRDLFPTRIALGLTEASQVDMILGDGARSRGALADQMPRWAKGVGYVILDGTPDPMRVRFSYVSDDDIRDMARQYPAPAHAADILAQVRRETAPEPARPPLPRTPSGPLLPESLRSLLDRDSGGEGR; translated from the coding sequence ATGACCTCGGCCGGGGATCTGGTGGTGTTCCGGCCGAAGCGGTTCGAGTTGCCGCTCTGGGTGGTGCTGCTTGGGCTGGTGCTGCGCTGGTCGGGCCGGGCGGTGTGGTGGTGTCTGCGGCATCCGGTGGCCACCGGGTCGGCGGTGCTGGCGTTGTGGCTGTACGTCGAGTTCGGCTGGTCCGGGCTGGTGGTGCCGCTGGTGCTCGGGTCGGCGGCCTCGGCTGTGTGGCGGTGGCGGGACGAGTCGTCCTGGTGGACCTGGCTGGCCGGTCCGCTGCTCGGCTCGGTGCGGCGGGTGTTCGTCTACCGGCGGGTGTGGCGGGAGGCCATGACGCTGTGCGGGCTCGCTGACACGTACGACCATCGGCCGGTCCTGCCGCAACTGCTGCGGGTGCGCTCGGATCAGGCGCTCGACGTGTTGACCGTCCGCATGGTCCGGGGGCAGACGCCGGAGCAGTTCCAGGCGGTCAGCGCCAACCTGGCGTACGCGTTCGGCCGGCGACACGTCCGGGTCTACTCGGAACGCCCCGGCGACCCGCCGACCCGCACCGGCCACACGGCCTGGCTGCTGCGGCTGGTCGACCGGGTGCGGTACCGGGATCGGCCGACGCTCGTCTACCTGGCCGTGGTGCGTACCGACGCGCTGCGCACGGTGGTCCCACCATTCCCGGTGCCTACGGTGCCGGACTTCACCGCGCTGCCCCTGGCCCGGCGGGAAGACCTGCGCCCCTGGTCGCTGCACCTGCTTGCCACGCATGTCCTCGTCGGTGGGGCGACCCGTTCCGGTAAGGGGTCGGTGTTGTGGTCGCTGGTGCGGGTGCTCGGCGGTGGGATCGCCTCCGGCCTCGTGCGGCTCTGGGTGATCGATCCCAAGGGCGGGATGGAGTTCGCGCTTGGCCGTCCGATGTTCGCCCGGTTCGCCTGCAAGTCGTTCGAGGCCATGGCCGACCTTCTCGACGAGGCGGTCACGGTGCTGCGGGAGCGGCAGACCCGGCTTGCGGGCATGGTGCGGGTGCACACGCCGACGGAGGCTGACCCCCTGGTCGTGGTCGTCGTCGACGAGATGGCGGCGCTGACCGCGTACCTGCAAGATGTCGAGCTGCGTAAGCGCATCGCCTCGTCGCTGGGGCTGCTGCTGTCGCAAGGGGCCGGCGTCGGTGTCCTGGTGGTGGCGGCGTTGCAGGATCCGCGTAAGGACGTGCTGCCGTTTCGGGACCTGTTCCCGACCCGCATCGCGCTCGGCCTCACCGAGGCGTCACAGGTCGACATGATCCTTGGTGACGGTGCCCGCAGCCGGGGTGCGCTTGCCGACCAGATGCCCAGGTGGGCCAAGGGCGTCGGGTACGTGATCCTCGACGGCACCCCCGACCCGATGCGGGTCCGGTTCTCGTACGTCTCCGACGACGACATCCGCGACATGGCCCGGCAGTACCCGGCACCCGCTCACGCGGCGGACATCCTCGCCCAGGTCCGGCGGGAAACCGCCCCCGAACCGGCCCGGCCTCCGTTGCCGCGCACGCCGTCCGGGCCGCTGCTACCCGAATCGCTGCGCAGTCTGCTTGACCGGGACAGCGGGGGTGAGGGTCGATGA
- a CDS encoding glycosyltransferase family 2 protein: MTHLVSVITPVHAPSIEYLAGAYDSLVKQDMPDGWDWQWLVQEDGQTGALNGVLPDDPRISIGGGRPGGPGVARTLALSRVAGDLVKVLDADDQLTAGALARDIAAFAANPHIGWTTSRVLDLMPDGSTVGWDKDPDGGPISRGAVLAFWQANGYRAQVHPATLCIRRDLLLALGGWMALPASEDTGLLLAASAVSQGYFTREHGLLYRKWPGQVTSQAAHREPIEYEGRMKIIEARAVALASMLPNGLPVTPAA; the protein is encoded by the coding sequence GTGACGCACCTCGTCTCGGTCATCACCCCGGTCCACGCCCCGAGCATCGAGTACTTGGCCGGCGCGTACGACTCGTTGGTCAAGCAGGACATGCCCGACGGGTGGGACTGGCAATGGCTCGTCCAAGAGGACGGGCAGACTGGCGCGTTGAACGGGGTGCTGCCGGACGACCCTCGCATCAGCATCGGCGGCGGTCGTCCCGGCGGCCCCGGTGTTGCCCGTACTCTCGCTCTCTCCCGCGTCGCTGGCGACCTGGTCAAGGTGCTCGACGCGGACGACCAACTCACGGCCGGCGCCCTCGCCCGCGACATCGCCGCCTTCGCCGCCAACCCACACATCGGCTGGACGACCTCGCGCGTCCTGGACCTGATGCCCGACGGGTCAACCGTCGGATGGGACAAGGACCCGGACGGCGGCCCCATCAGCCGCGGTGCCGTCCTCGCCTTCTGGCAAGCCAACGGCTATCGCGCCCAGGTCCACCCCGCCACGCTGTGCATCCGCCGGGATCTGCTCCTGGCCCTCGGCGGCTGGATGGCGCTCCCGGCCTCTGAGGACACTGGCCTTCTCCTGGCCGCCAGCGCGGTCAGCCAGGGTTACTTCACGCGCGAACACGGGCTGCTCTACCGCAAGTGGCCCGGCCAGGTCACCAGCCAAGCCGCCCACCGCGAACCCATCGAGTACGAAGGCCGCATGAAAATCATTGAGGCCAGAGCCGTAGCCCTGGCCTCGATGCTCCCGAACGGATTGCCGGTCACTCCTGCGGCGTAG
- a CDS encoding replication initiator: MTAATLPGLEPAPTPAAPPRPGSRAARMALPRSVDVLKEIAAEYGVCVRPLAMRRTDLNTGLTEVIDLPCGATREDKCAPCAKKNRRLRQAQIREGWHRDDEPLPPPDPATEEQKALILLRGHLEFSRDEASRASQWDQVDDLDEAIREVEEAITAEGLRGRVAPPHATGDEDQADDDNGPRRKRSTRRRQDAPDLPRRKVERRTVGKTYTAPDGSTYRPSMWLTLTLDSYGPVRPDGTPLNPDRYDYRRAAWDAVHFPRLLDRFWQNLRRCEGWNVQYAGCVEPQRRLAPHAHFAIRGTIPRDVLRTVAAATYHQVWWPAVAVQRYTLDRLPVWDEQASAWVDPDSRAPLTTWSEALDAIDDNPDAEPVHVVRFGSQVDARGVMPGTEDAERTIRYVTKYITKHTGDVHKATTDRQRKHLDRLWQELQITPCTDRCANWLLYGIQPKRAHAKLKPGRCKGKVHQRDTLGIGGRRILISRDWSGKTLSDHKHDVRAWVRALLGVTVGLEGVDDQGATVEPARHAWELARPDDPDVGPMAHRLLRAIGERARWRSELLAAKDRAAQLPDTAPTKTDGKAGEGQ, translated from the coding sequence ATGACCGCTGCCACCCTGCCCGGCCTCGAACCCGCCCCGACCCCGGCTGCACCACCTCGGCCGGGGTCGCGGGCGGCCCGCATGGCACTACCCCGCTCCGTCGACGTCCTCAAAGAGATCGCCGCCGAATACGGCGTCTGCGTCCGCCCGCTTGCCATGCGCCGCACCGACCTGAACACCGGCCTGACCGAAGTCATCGACCTGCCCTGCGGCGCAACCCGCGAAGACAAGTGCGCGCCCTGCGCGAAGAAGAACCGGCGGCTGCGGCAGGCACAGATCCGGGAAGGCTGGCACCGCGACGACGAACCGCTACCGCCACCGGACCCGGCAACCGAGGAACAGAAGGCGCTGATCCTGCTGCGCGGTCACCTGGAGTTCTCCCGTGACGAGGCATCCCGAGCAAGCCAGTGGGACCAGGTCGACGACCTCGACGAGGCAATCCGCGAAGTCGAAGAAGCCATCACCGCCGAAGGACTCCGGGGCCGCGTCGCCCCGCCACACGCGACCGGCGACGAGGACCAGGCCGACGACGACAACGGCCCGCGCCGCAAGCGCTCCACCCGCCGTCGACAGGACGCCCCGGATCTACCTCGGCGCAAGGTCGAGCGGCGCACCGTCGGCAAGACGTACACCGCCCCCGACGGGTCGACCTACCGCCCGTCGATGTGGCTCACGCTCACCCTCGACTCGTACGGCCCGGTCCGCCCCGACGGCACCCCACTCAACCCCGACCGGTATGACTACCGCCGAGCGGCCTGGGACGCCGTGCACTTTCCCCGGCTGCTCGACCGGTTCTGGCAGAACTTGCGCCGTTGCGAGGGATGGAACGTCCAGTACGCCGGCTGCGTCGAGCCCCAACGCCGTCTCGCTCCTCACGCGCACTTCGCCATCCGGGGCACGATCCCGCGTGACGTGCTGCGCACCGTGGCGGCGGCCACCTATCACCAGGTGTGGTGGCCGGCGGTGGCTGTGCAGCGGTACACCCTCGACCGGCTCCCGGTCTGGGACGAGCAGGCTTCCGCGTGGGTAGACCCGGACAGCCGCGCGCCGCTGACCACCTGGTCGGAAGCCCTTGACGCCATCGACGACAACCCGGACGCCGAACCGGTGCACGTCGTGCGCTTCGGCTCCCAGGTCGACGCACGCGGCGTCATGCCCGGCACCGAAGACGCCGAACGGACCATCCGCTACGTCACGAAATACATCACGAAGCACACCGGTGACGTCCACAAGGCGACCACCGACCGGCAACGCAAACACCTCGACCGGCTCTGGCAGGAACTCCAGATCACCCCGTGCACCGATCGCTGCGCGAACTGGCTGCTCTACGGCATCCAACCCAAGCGAGCACACGCCAAACTCAAGCCGGGGCGCTGCAAGGGCAAAGTTCACCAGCGGGACACCCTCGGCATCGGCGGCCGGCGAATCCTCATCTCCCGCGACTGGTCCGGCAAGACGCTGAGCGACCACAAGCACGACGTACGGGCCTGGGTGCGCGCACTGCTCGGCGTCACCGTCGGCCTGGAGGGCGTCGACGACCAGGGAGCCACCGTCGAACCGGCCCGCCACGCCTGGGAACTCGCCCGCCCCGACGACCCCGACGTCGGCCCCATGGCACACCGGCTACTGCGGGCGATCGGCGAACGTGCCCGCTGGCGCTCCGAACTCCTTGCCGCCAAGGACCGCGCCGCCCAGCTTCCCGACACCGCACCAACAAAAACGGACGGCAAGGCGGGGGAGGGACAGTGA
- a CDS encoding helix-turn-helix transcriptional regulator produces the protein MTNDGLWTIRDVAAYLRVPTETLYRWRKVKYGPPAARVGRHLRYEPEAVRSWVREQAAA, from the coding sequence ATGACGAACGATGGGCTCTGGACGATCCGGGACGTGGCGGCGTACCTGCGGGTACCGACCGAAACGCTGTACCGCTGGCGCAAGGTCAAGTACGGTCCGCCAGCCGCTCGGGTCGGCCGTCACCTGCGGTACGAGCCGGAAGCGGTCCGGTCCTGGGTACGTGAGCAGGCGGCGGCCTGA
- a CDS encoding ABC transporter ATP-binding protein, whose amino-acid sequence MSDSPTLSIDANALAVAIGRRTIVHHVDLHLEACGVLGLLGPNGAGKTTLMRSLSTAIAPSGGSLRLLGREVSARGTVLRSVRKELGYAPQHPLVLRHLSAVDQVAYAAWLKGIDGREGEHKARAALAMVDLSKKATVKTGQLSGGMLRRLGIAMALVHSPKILLLDEPTAGLDPEQRLRFHDLIRTIGREAAVVLSTHLVEDVATLCTSVAVIAGGRSIFSGSPADLAARAPGVGRDAAGIAAGFAAVTGMKV is encoded by the coding sequence ATGTCAGATTCACCCACTCTTAGCATCGACGCTAACGCGCTTGCCGTGGCCATCGGTCGTCGTACTATTGTCCATCACGTGGATCTTCACCTTGAAGCTTGTGGTGTCCTAGGGCTGCTGGGACCGAATGGAGCTGGAAAGACGACGCTGATGCGTTCGCTTTCGACGGCGATTGCGCCGAGTGGGGGTTCGCTTCGGTTACTTGGGCGCGAGGTAAGTGCGCGTGGCACGGTGCTGCGGAGCGTGAGAAAAGAGCTTGGTTATGCTCCGCAGCACCCATTGGTTTTGCGTCACCTTTCAGCGGTGGACCAGGTGGCGTATGCCGCATGGTTGAAAGGTATAGACGGTCGGGAGGGTGAACATAAAGCGCGTGCCGCGTTGGCCATGGTTGACCTCTCAAAGAAAGCGACAGTCAAGACCGGGCAGCTCTCGGGCGGAATGCTTCGTCGACTGGGTATCGCAATGGCGCTAGTTCACAGTCCGAAGATTCTACTACTCGATGAGCCTACTGCGGGTCTTGACCCAGAGCAACGCCTGCGTTTCCACGATTTGATTCGCACGATCGGTAGAGAGGCTGCCGTCGTTCTGAGCACTCACCTTGTGGAAGATGTAGCGACTTTGTGTACGTCTGTAGCTGTCATTGCAGGAGGGCGCTCAATTTTTTCGGGAAGTCCCGCCGACCTAGCTGCCCGAGCCCCTGGCGTTGGCCGAGATGCTGCCGGGATCGCAGCAGGGTTCGCTGCCGTGACGGGGATGAAGGTATGA
- a CDS encoding transcriptional regulator, with the protein MALRGGTRFAVRFEDVFPAGCALVPESLGEVEDYDEKTGRRSPAKDKVTGQRVWQVRVMDLDPELGKRSRETTVKISADYQPVPPTGAPFEAVEFDGMTVTPYVANNGRMAYSLRATGLRAPVVGGKKAAA; encoded by the coding sequence ATGGCTCTGCGTGGCGGTACGAGGTTCGCCGTGCGATTCGAGGACGTGTTCCCGGCGGGGTGCGCGTTGGTGCCCGAGTCGCTGGGTGAGGTCGAGGACTACGACGAGAAGACCGGCCGGCGGTCCCCGGCCAAGGACAAGGTGACCGGTCAGCGCGTGTGGCAGGTCCGGGTAATGGACCTTGACCCTGAGCTGGGCAAGCGGTCCCGCGAGACGACGGTGAAGATCTCGGCTGACTACCAGCCGGTGCCGCCGACGGGTGCGCCGTTCGAGGCGGTGGAGTTCGACGGGATGACGGTGACGCCGTACGTGGCGAACAACGGTCGGATGGCGTATTCGCTGCGGGCGACCGGGCTGCGGGCTCCGGTGGTCGGCGGCAAGAAGGCGGCGGCGTAG
- a CDS encoding ISAs1 family transposase, with protein MSSSLIDVIRLHAPAPPDSSTAGGEAFGLLEALARVPDPRDPRGVRYPLASVLAVAVCAVMAGACTFAAIVDWVDDLGASAWGRLGFTGRVPVLSTVWRLLVRVDAETLTAVLADWLCSRVSAPPPVRRVIAVDGKVLRGAVLPEGRVHLLSAYDTCTGVVLAQVQVAAKSNEIPAFAPLLEQVKARLGSLAGVVIVADALHTQVAHARTVAAAGGDLYVSVKANQPTLYAQLKRLPWAQVPIGHQHRDTGHGRRETRTVKALTLQTPGGIGFPHAQQAVRITRTRTIAGKRTRETVYLVASLPAAHAQPADLQQWARLEWHIENRLHWVRDVTFGEDTHRARTGTGPAVTAVLRNTAIGFHRGNGETNIARATRRANRRPHDLITTVTSSYSTTQ; from the coding sequence ATGTCATCATCGCTGATCGACGTGATCCGTCTGCATGCCCCCGCCCCACCCGACTCTTCGACTGCTGGCGGTGAGGCGTTTGGCCTGTTGGAGGCTTTGGCGAGGGTTCCCGATCCGCGTGACCCGCGTGGTGTGCGGTATCCGCTGGCGAGCGTGCTCGCGGTGGCGGTGTGTGCGGTGATGGCCGGGGCTTGCACGTTCGCCGCGATCGTGGACTGGGTGGATGATCTCGGTGCGTCGGCGTGGGGCCGGCTCGGGTTCACCGGCCGGGTGCCGGTGCTGAGTACGGTGTGGCGGCTGCTGGTCCGCGTTGACGCCGAGACGTTGACGGCGGTCCTGGCCGACTGGCTGTGCTCGCGGGTGTCGGCGCCGCCGCCGGTGCGGAGGGTCATCGCGGTGGACGGCAAGGTGCTGCGGGGCGCGGTCCTGCCCGAGGGACGGGTCCATCTGCTGTCGGCCTACGACACCTGCACCGGTGTGGTCCTGGCACAGGTCCAGGTCGCGGCGAAGTCGAACGAAATTCCGGCGTTCGCCCCGCTGCTGGAGCAGGTCAAGGCACGGCTGGGCAGCCTGGCCGGGGTAGTGATCGTCGCTGACGCCCTGCACACGCAGGTCGCCCACGCCCGCACTGTCGCCGCTGCCGGCGGGGACCTGTACGTGTCGGTCAAGGCCAACCAGCCGACCTTGTACGCCCAACTCAAACGGCTGCCCTGGGCGCAGGTGCCAATCGGGCACCAACACCGCGACACCGGACACGGCCGCCGCGAGACCCGCACCGTCAAGGCGCTGACCCTGCAGACTCCCGGCGGCATCGGCTTTCCCCATGCTCAGCAGGCCGTCCGGATCACCCGCACCCGCACGATCGCCGGCAAGCGAACCCGGGAAACGGTCTATCTGGTGGCGTCACTGCCCGCCGCCCACGCCCAGCCCGCTGACCTGCAGCAATGGGCCCGCCTGGAATGGCACATCGAGAACCGGCTGCACTGGGTCCGCGATGTGACCTTCGGCGAGGACACCCACCGAGCCCGCACCGGCACCGGACCCGCCGTCACAGCCGTCCTGCGCAACACCGCCATCGGCTTCCACCGCGGCAACGGCGAAACCAACATCGCCAGAGCCACCCGACGCGCCAACCGCCGCCCCCACGACCTCATCACCACCGTGACCAGCAGCTACTCGACTACGCAATGA
- a CDS encoding DUF2637 domain-containing protein: MTARTESAVRLVILLAIGTMAGAAAFTHVHDLSVAHGQPHWIGWANAVAVELMAIYLGLEIRARRRAGRPVGLVGSLLVAFALLSLAAQVAGAEPSVWGWIVAAVPSLAFLALVKVVLSNNPVTPPTVEPDPPTAHRYDEPDPATAVEPVRPAEPAAVVPAALPPRVVQPNRPHVVGIIR, translated from the coding sequence ATGACCGCACGCACCGAATCCGCGGTACGCCTGGTGATCCTGCTCGCCATCGGCACCATGGCCGGCGCTGCCGCCTTCACCCACGTCCACGACCTGTCCGTCGCCCACGGCCAGCCGCACTGGATCGGCTGGGCCAATGCCGTGGCGGTCGAGCTGATGGCGATTTACCTCGGCCTGGAGATTCGCGCTCGCCGTCGTGCCGGTCGCCCTGTCGGCCTGGTCGGCTCGCTCCTGGTGGCGTTCGCGCTGCTCTCCCTCGCCGCCCAGGTCGCGGGTGCCGAACCGTCGGTGTGGGGCTGGATCGTGGCAGCAGTGCCGTCGCTGGCGTTCCTCGCCCTGGTCAAGGTCGTCCTGTCCAACAACCCGGTCACTCCACCGACCGTCGAGCCGGACCCGCCGACCGCTCACCGGTACGACGAACCTGACCCGGCCACCGCCGTCGAACCGGTCCGCCCGGCTGAACCGGCGGCTGTCGTCCCGGCGGCGCTGCCTCCCCGGGTCGTCCAGCCCAACCGGCCGCACGTCGTCGGGATCATCCGATGA